A single genomic interval of Acidobacteriota bacterium harbors:
- a CDS encoding heme-dependent peroxidase, with translation MSSKTGIRAEVGLPAAPLTLEGATVLHQMARVRWPEWKRLPAGERLAIADEAKAWLEPLEAEGKSALFAMLGHKADLMLIHFRDSFAALKSTELAMSNLRLVDYLEPTTTYLSVVELGLYDSSVKLYRELLEKGVEPNSPEWKTAVEATIVRQSEAMRSRLWPKVPAARYVSFYPMNRLRGEDKNFYTLPIEERQRQMEAHGLVGRRYAGKVQQIITGSIGFDDWEWGVDLFADDPLQFKKLIYEMRFDEVSAVYALFGQFFLGVRCAAPRLGDLLAGNLPE, from the coding sequence ATGTCCAGTAAGACGGGGATTCGGGCGGAGGTCGGACTTCCGGCAGCGCCGCTGACGTTGGAGGGTGCGACCGTCCTGCATCAGATGGCGCGCGTCCGGTGGCCAGAGTGGAAGCGACTGCCGGCAGGCGAGCGCCTGGCGATCGCCGATGAGGCCAAGGCGTGGCTCGAGCCGCTGGAGGCGGAAGGGAAGAGCGCCCTCTTTGCCATGTTGGGTCACAAGGCTGACCTGATGCTCATCCACTTCCGCGATTCGTTCGCTGCCCTGAAGTCGACTGAGCTGGCAATGTCGAACCTGCGGTTGGTCGACTATCTTGAACCAACCACAACCTACCTCTCGGTCGTGGAATTAGGGCTGTATGACTCTTCTGTGAAGCTCTATCGCGAACTGTTGGAAAAGGGGGTAGAGCCCAATTCTCCCGAATGGAAGACTGCTGTCGAAGCGACGATCGTGCGACAGTCGGAGGCGATGAGATCGCGCTTATGGCCGAAGGTCCCCGCTGCTCGGTATGTATCGTTCTACCCCATGAACCGGCTGCGCGGCGAGGACAAGAACTTCTACACACTGCCGATCGAAGAGCGTCAGCGGCAGATGGAAGCCCACGGCCTGGTCGGCCGACGCTACGCCGGCAAGGTGCAGCAGATCATCACGGGTTCCATCGGCTTCGATGATTGGGAGTGGGGAGTAGATCTGTTCGCCGATGATCCGCTCCAGTTCAAGAAGCTTATCTACGAGATGCGGTTTGATGAGGTGAGCGCGGTGTATGCGCTGTTTGGTCAGTTTTTCTTAGGCGTGCGCTGCGCAGCACCGCGACTGGGCGATCTGCTTGCGGGCAATCTGCCGGAGTGA
- the nth gene encoding endonuclease III, with protein sequence MRRRKPQPPTRRKKSVPRGQVKFTPPEPKRVAEILRRLDLAYPEVTCALTHRSAWELLVATILSAQCTDARVNLVTPVIFKKYPTPQDFARLKPEELEPDIRSTGFFRNKSRSIVGAAKKIVQSYGGQVPQTMEELLEVPGAARKTANVVLGTWFKKAVGVVVDTHVHRISRRLELTSNDDPKSIEQDLMRVIPQHKWIDFSHQIIHHGRALCVARRPKCAECPLENICHAADKTWTTVEVHKWAKP encoded by the coding sequence ATGCGCAGGCGAAAACCTCAACCGCCCACCCGCCGCAAGAAGTCCGTCCCGCGCGGACAGGTGAAGTTCACTCCTCCCGAGCCGAAGCGCGTGGCGGAGATCCTGCGGCGCCTCGACCTTGCCTACCCCGAAGTGACCTGCGCGCTGACCCATCGCAGCGCCTGGGAACTCTTGGTCGCGACCATCCTCTCCGCACAGTGTACCGACGCGCGGGTGAACCTGGTGACTCCCGTCATCTTCAAGAAGTATCCGACCCCCCAGGATTTCGCCCGACTCAAGCCGGAAGAACTCGAACCGGACATCCGCTCGACCGGGTTCTTTCGTAACAAGTCGAGATCTATCGTGGGCGCTGCGAAGAAGATCGTTCAGAGCTACGGCGGCCAAGTCCCGCAAACAATGGAAGAACTGCTCGAGGTCCCCGGCGCCGCGCGCAAGACGGCGAACGTAGTGCTCGGCACGTGGTTCAAGAAGGCGGTTGGCGTGGTGGTGGATACGCATGTCCACCGCATCTCACGGAGACTCGAACTCACCAGCAATGACGATCCCAAGAGCATCGAGCAGGACCTGATGCGAGTGATCCCCCAGCACAAGTGGATCGACTTCTCGCATCAGATCATCCACCACGGTCGCGCCTTATGCGTGGCGCGGAGGCCAAAATGCGCGGAGTGCCCCCTGGAGAACATCTGTCACGCCGCCGACAAGACCTGGACCACCGTCGAGGTGCACAAGTGGGCCAAGCCCTGA